A part of Candidatus Methylomirabilis tolerans genomic DNA contains:
- a CDS encoding HNH endonuclease, protein MDTDKVLVLNNSFEPLHVCTARRAIILLYTGKAERIEDSPSIIHSPSIAIIIPAVIRLHRYVRRPAIPAVSFNKKNILKRDAYTCQYCGRNGGERMTIDHVIPRSLGGRTIWENVVSACRACNVKKGNKPLHEVSMNLLRKPAKPVSAVYLGIMFYSPHGITSWSKYLPRGAGGDLSGFLS, encoded by the coding sequence ATGGACACTGACAAAGTATTAGTATTGAATAACTCCTTTGAACCCCTCCACGTCTGCACCGCGCGAAGAGCCATTATTCTGCTGTACACCGGAAAGGCCGAACGGATCGAGGACAGCCCGAGTATTATTCATTCCCCCTCGATTGCCATTATCATCCCCGCCGTTATCCGTCTCCATCGCTACGTGAGGCGGCCTGCCATTCCCGCGGTCTCTTTTAACAAGAAGAATATCCTGAAGCGGGATGCCTACACCTGTCAGTACTGTGGTCGAAATGGCGGCGAACGGATGACCATCGACCATGTGATCCCAAGATCGCTTGGCGGACGAACCATCTGGGAGAACGTGGTGAGCGCCTGCCGTGCGTGCAATGTGAAGAAGGGAAACAAGCCTCTTCACGAGGTCAGCATGAACCTGCTCCGCAAGCCTGCCAAGCCGGTCTCTGCCGTGTACCTCGGTATCATGTTCTATTCCCCGCACGGGATCACGTCCTGGAGTAAGTACCTCCCTCGCGGAGCAGGTGGGGACCTATCGGGTTTCCTTTCCTGA